AATCGTCAGCAGGAAGGTGAGCTGCACCGTGAGTGCGCCAACCAGTGAGAAAACCAGCAGGCTGATGGCGTCTTTGCGATGCCTGATGACCGAGAAAATCTTGTCGCCGTGGACGAAAGAGAGCGTCAGTAAAATCACGCCGGTAAACAGCAGACGAATCATGGTCAGATAAGGCGAGGAAATCTGACTCTTCTCCATGATGTACTGCGCGCAAACCCCTGAACTGCCCCATAACACGGCGGCGATCAGGACATTCAACATCCCTCTTTTTGTGGAACCCATGTTCTCCCCTGCATGCTCGTTTTTTTTCTAGCATATCATGGGAGCATTGCCCGGCGGCGCTGCGCTTGCACGGGCCTACGAAAATAGTAGGCCGGGTAAGCGCAGCGCCACCCGGCAAATGACAGCACGGTTTTAGAACCACGCCTCCCACATCGCCCCAACGTTAAAGTCGTCGAACGTCTGGTCGTCGGTGCCGTTCACGCGCGCAGTGCGTTCGTTATCCACCTTGCCGCCGGTCACGTAGAAGCGCAGCATCGGACGGAATTCCGGGCCCATGGCGATGGACATGTTCTGCGACAGGGTCAGCTTCCAGCCCTTGTTATCACCGCCGTTGTCGTAATCAACATGCTGCCAGCCCGCTTCCAGCCAGGTCGAGTGAACGTCGTTCCACCAGTGCATCGGGCGCACAATCGCGTTGTAGTTTTTGCGATTGTCGGTGCCGTCGCGACTGTTGTCATAGTCGTGGAAGGCGAGGATGTACTCCACCTGCGTCTGCTGGGTGAACTTATGCAGCCCTTCGAAGCTGGCGTAAACCGTGGTCAGGTCTTCGGTTTTGTTGAACACGCTGTTGTCTGAGTTATCCGAGTAGCGGGCGATCACTTTGTTGACGCCGCTGTCGTTGGTGTGGCTCAGGACCACGCCGCCCTGCCAGGCTTTCAGGCGATCGTCGCTCTCGATGGCTTTCGAATCAAAGCCGTAGTTGGCATAGATTTCCAGATCCAGCGGGCCGACTTTCATGCCGTGGATTTTAGAGGTCGCCGCGTAGTTGCCCTTATCGCCGGTGCCAGAGCCGCCGGTGCAGGAGATACGCGACGGGTTAGAGCCGTCGTTTTCCACTTCCGGGTTACAG
Above is a window of Lelliottia jeotgali DNA encoding:
- a CDS encoding lactam utilization protein LamB; translation: MNIIKKLPLTMAVIAALCPISVLAQDFTQEQIDAIVAKAVDKALADRQAKMDAAVAKKVDVVTEPQSAAQSPDLAIPFGVKFTGYARYGAHFQAGDQKYVAVDGSYNGGSAIGRLGNEGNGGEFQLSKAFKGDNGAIWDINVMIDHWGDEVNLKKAYAGVTNIVASNPNAYFWAGRDFHQRPQQGINDYFWMNHDGQGAGVKNFDIGGVQFDVATVAAVESCNPEVENDGSNPSRISCTGGSGTGDKGNYAATSKIHGMKVGPLDLEIYANYGFDSKAIESDDRLKAWQGGVVLSHTNDSGVNKVIARYSDNSDNSVFNKTEDLTTVYASFEGLHKFTQQTQVEYILAFHDYDNSRDGTDNRKNYNAIVRPMHWWNDVHSTWLEAGWQHVDYDNGGDNKGWKLTLSQNMSIAMGPEFRPMLRFYVTGGKVDNERTARVNGTDDQTFDDFNVGAMWEAWF